Genomic DNA from Hymenobacter jejuensis:
AGGACATGGCCAACGCCAAAGTTGAGCGCGTAGGCGAAGGCATCAAGATCACCTTTGATGCCGGCATCCTGTTCGACGTAAACAGCGCCACGCTGCGCCCTGCTTCGATGACGGAAATCGAGAAGATGGCCGTCACGCTGCAGAAATATCCCGACACCAATATCCTCATTGAAGGCCACACCGACAACACCGGTAGCGACGCCATCAACCAGCCGCTGTCGGAGCGCCGCGCCGAATCGGTAGCTGCTTACACGCGCCAGAAAGGTGTGGATGCGGCCCGTATTTCCACGAAAGGATACGGCTCTACGCAGCCGATTGCTGACAATACTACTGCTGAAGGCCGTCAAGCCAACCGCCGGGTAGAGGTAGCAATCTATGCCAACGAAAAGATGAAAAAGGCAGCCGAAGAAGGTCGCTTGTAATTATCTAAAAGTCAGTAGTTTAGTAGAAAGGCCGCGCAGATTGTGCGGCCTTTTTTTGTAGAAATCCAAGTGAGTGCTGTGAGGTAGTGTAGGATAATGGCTGGTAGCTTGTGCTTCAGCTTTCGTGTAACCTTGGACCCGGCTACTTGCGTTAGAGATGCATAATCCCATTGTTCATTTTCATTAAATCAAGAAGTCATGAAACCCTTCAAGTTATATTTGGCCATGATTGTGGCCATGATTATGCTGAGCACCAACTTCGCCCACGCCCAAACCACCAAGAAAGGTTGGAGCAACAAAGGCAAAGGAGCGGCCATCGGGGCGGGTAGTGGTGCCGTAGCCGGCGCCGTGATTGCCGGTAAAGGCGATCGGGGCAAAGGTGCTTTGATCGGCGGCGCGGCTGGTGCCGTAGGCGGCGCCATTATCGGCCGCAAAAAAGACAAGAAGAAAGACCCCGTGCGGTACAGTGCTTATAAAAAATAAGGCTGTCAAGCCGTCCGGGCACCGCTTTAAAGACTTCGATTGCCAAGGCCACATCAAAAAGATGTGGTCTTGTTTTTTGTTGTAACCGCGTTGTTTCTCAGGGTTTTTGAAGAAATCTCCGACGGCAAAAAACCTTGTTATTCTCTTGATAATGGGTTTTTATGCAATTTTGGGGCGCGCTTCCCGTTTTTGGCAAGGTGGTTGCAATTCATGTGACCGCAGCTGGTAGCCACCGCAAAATCCCTTTAGGTGGCCAAGCGCTTTCCCCAACTGCTTCCCAATTCATACCAAAACAAACCCCAAGATTATGACAACGTTCCGCTCATATTTCGTAGCTCTGCTCGCCTTGCTGTTGCTCGGTAGCAACTTTGCGGAAGCTCAAACCACGACCACCACGGCGAAGAAGCCTTGGAGCAAAACGGCCAAAGGCGGCCTGATCGGGGCCGGTGGCGGTGCCGTAATTGGTGGCGTACTCGGCCGCGTGATTGGCGGCAAGAACAGCACTGCCGGTGGTGCCATCATCGGAGCCGCAGTAGGCGGTGGTGCCGGTGCCCTGATTGGCCGTCGGATGGACAAGCAAGCTGCTGAGCTGAAGAAAGACATGGCCGGCGCCACTGTAGAGCGCGTAGGCGAAGGCATCAAGATCACCTTCGATTCGGGTATCCTGTTTGCCAAAAACTCTTCCAACCTGACTTCGACTGCGCAGGCCAATATTGCTAAGCTGGCCGCTACGCTGATCAAATACAAAGACACCAACGTGCTGATCGAAGGCCACACCGACAACACCGGTAGCGATGCCATCAACGATCCGTTGTCGGTACGCCGCGCGCAGGCCGTTGCTAACTATGCCCAAGGCCAAGGCGTGGAGTCTTCGCGCTTTGAGGTGAAAGGTTACGGTTCGCACCAGCCCATCGCCGACAACTCGACCGAAGCTGGTCGGGATGCCAACCGTCGCGTGGAAGTTGCCATCTATGCCAACGAAAAGCTGAAGAAAGCTGCCGAAAAAGGCCAGATCTAAGCTTAGACAATTTCGCACTACACCTATTGCCAACCCGGCGGCGTCCTTGTGATGTCGCCGGTTTTTTTGTGTAAGCCGAAAGGATGTCATGTTTTATAAATATTTAATAGTCAGTACATTATGTAAATAAGCCGTACAGACTTGAAGTGCTGTGTAACCCCGGCAATACCCCGGCGGTACAACCGAGCATGACCGATGCCTACACGCTTACCCCCGCCCAAAAAGCCTGGCAAGACCACGAAATTCTAAATCAGTTCTTCGGCCCTTTGCCTTTGGAACCACGCCGCATTCCCATGCGCGAACTGATTTCGACGCTGCTTTCGCACCGCACAACGCACGTTGATGAGGAACTGGCGTACGACCGGATGCTCGAGACCTTTGGCGATTGGGAAGGTGTGCTGGCCGCGCCGGTGAAAGAACTGGCGCACGCCATACGGACCACGCGCTGGCCCGATACGCAGGCGCCCCGCATCCAGGAAATTCTGCGACGCATCAAGGCCGAGCGCGGCGAGTTTACCCTCGACTTTCTGGCCGAATGGCCCGTGGAGCAAGGCTTGCAATGGCTCACCGACATGCCCGGCATTGGGCTGAAAACGGCTTCGCTGGTGCTGCTTTTCAATTTCCAGAAACCGGTATTGCCCGTCGATACGCACGTGCACCGCGTGGCTCAGCGCGTCGGGATGATCGGCCCGAAAGTATCAACCGACAAAGCGCATCAGGTTCTGCTCGCGCTGCTGCCTAAAGATTCGGTGGTGCTGCTTAATTTTCACAAACACAATTATTGGCTCGGGCAGCACATCTGCTTCTTTACAAGGCCCGATTGCCCGCGGTGCCCCTTAAAAGGCTTCTGCAACTATTATTTGGAGCATTATGGGCCGGCGGATGCCGCTGCGCTGGCTGCCACTCCGGCGCGGTGGGAGCGAAGCTGGGGTGAGCTTCAGCATTAAGCTGAGCCGGCGCTTCCCCGCATTGCCCTACCTTTGCGAACATGCGCCTCGTTCGTCATCCGGTACTCTGCAACTATTACGTTACCTACCGCTGCAACGCGCGCTGTTCTTTCTGCGATATCTGGGAGAAACCCTCGCCTTATATCCAGCTTGCCGACGTCGAGCAGAATCTGCGCGACCTCAGGCGCTTGGGCGTAAACGTGGTCGATTTCACGGGTGGCGAGCCGCTCTTGCACCGCCAGATTCATGAGTTTGTGGGCCTGGCCCACGACATGGGCTTCATCACGACGCTCACCACCAACTGCTTGCTGTACCCCAAGTACGCCGAGCGGCTGCGCGGCAAAGTGGACATGCTGCACTTCTCTTTGGATGCCTCCGAAAAGGAAGTACACGACCGCGGCCGCGGCGTGGCATGCTTTGATTTTGTGCTGGAAAGCATTCGCGTCGCCAAAGAGCTGGGCGAGCGGCCCGACATCCTGTTTACGGTCTTCCGCGAGAACCTCGCCGATCTGGAAGTCGTCTACCGCGAAATAACGCAACCCAATGATTTAGTGCTGATTATAAATCCGGCATTTGAGTATAACAGCGTCGAAACCGGCGAGCAGTTGACGGACGCGGAACTGGATTATCTATCGGCTTTCGGCAAAAAGAAAGGCGTGTACCTCAACGAAGCGTTCATCCAGTTGCGCAAAGACGGCGGTAACCACATAGCCGCGCCCGTATGCCGCGCCGCCAGCACCACGCTGGTGATATCGCCAAGCAATGAATTGGTGCTGCCCTGCTACCATTTGGGCGAGCAAAAATTTCCCATCAACGGCGAGCTGCATACGCTCTATACCTCGGGGGAAGTGCAGCGGCTGGCCGCGCTGGAAGGCCGTTTGCCGCAATGCGAAGGCTGTACCATCAACTGCTACATGCAGCCCAGCTTTGCCGTAGAAGTAAACAAATACTTCTGGCAAGCTTTACCCAGCACCCTGAAATACAACTTCACCAAAGGTACTTGGAAGCGCATGCTGACGCGTTAGAACGATTTTAGCAGGCGGGTAAGCGCCGGTGTTGAGCCCGGCAGCTACTGATGCAGAAATAGCTCGCCGGGCTCGGTCCGATGGGTTAGGTGTAGGGTGAGTGATATCTAGAATTCTGCCATGTCTCGGTTGCTCCGAAAGGCTTTCATGCTGGCTTCTGTATCCAGATACGCTTGAAAACGTGCCACTTTGCCATCCTGCATGATGAAGGAGTGCGCCCATTCTTCCTCATCAGTTCGCCCGGTAGCGCGCACTTTGCCTTTAGAAAATCCCAGCACAACTAAGCGGTCGCCCTGAGCGATATAATTTTGGGGCTCAAATCGTTCGTAATCTATGGCATCGTGGAGCTTGGCAAAAAACGTCGCTACTTGTTCCTTGCCCCGATACACGCCCGCAAAAGGAACAGTTTCGGCTGAGCCCGGAATGATAAACTCAACGTCGTCTGTGTAGAGGTTCAGCAGGTTCGGAATGTCGCCTTTGCCGAAAAGCGCGTATCCTTCCTGCACCGTTTGGGTGTTTTGCTGTTCGTTCATGATTGTAGCAGCTTTTTGATTGAGGAAGGGCTGCAAACCAAAGCCATCTCTCGCCGCAGCCCGATAGGCAACAGACGCTCATCCCGGCTAAGGGAATGTC
This window encodes:
- a CDS encoding radical SAM protein; its protein translation is MRLVRHPVLCNYYVTYRCNARCSFCDIWEKPSPYIQLADVEQNLRDLRRLGVNVVDFTGGEPLLHRQIHEFVGLAHDMGFITTLTTNCLLYPKYAERLRGKVDMLHFSLDASEKEVHDRGRGVACFDFVLESIRVAKELGERPDILFTVFRENLADLEVVYREITQPNDLVLIINPAFEYNSVETGEQLTDAELDYLSAFGKKKGVYLNEAFIQLRKDGGNHIAAPVCRAASTTLVISPSNELVLPCYHLGEQKFPINGELHTLYTSGEVQRLAALEGRLPQCEGCTINCYMQPSFAVEVNKYFWQALPSTLKYNFTKGTWKRMLTR
- a CDS encoding nuclear transport factor 2 family protein, with the translated sequence MNEQQNTQTVQEGYALFGKGDIPNLLNLYTDDVEFIIPGSAETVPFAGVYRGKEQVATFFAKLHDAIDYERFEPQNYIAQGDRLVVLGFSKGKVRATGRTDEEEWAHSFIMQDGKVARFQAYLDTEASMKAFRSNRDMAEF
- a CDS encoding OmpA family protein; translated protein: MTTFRSYFVALLALLLLGSNFAEAQTTTTTAKKPWSKTAKGGLIGAGGGAVIGGVLGRVIGGKNSTAGGAIIGAAVGGGAGALIGRRMDKQAAELKKDMAGATVERVGEGIKITFDSGILFAKNSSNLTSTAQANIAKLAATLIKYKDTNVLIEGHTDNTGSDAINDPLSVRRAQAVANYAQGQGVESSRFEVKGYGSHQPIADNSTEAGRDANRRVEVAIYANEKLKKAAEKGQI
- a CDS encoding YMGG-like glycine zipper-containing protein produces the protein MKPFKLYLAMIVAMIMLSTNFAHAQTTKKGWSNKGKGAAIGAGSGAVAGAVIAGKGDRGKGALIGGAAGAVGGAIIGRKKDKKKDPVRYSAYKK
- a CDS encoding OmpA family protein, whose protein sequence is MKSPKSILSFFMALTLLLGSCATSQNAGSNTGNTSNLPEGNGTGARKTGMSKTAKGGLLGAGGGAVAGAVLGRVIGGKSGTAAGAIIGATVGGAGGALIGRKMDKQAEELQKDMANAKVERVGEGIKITFDAGILFDVNSATLRPASMTEIEKMAVTLQKYPDTNILIEGHTDNTGSDAINQPLSERRAESVAAYTRQKGVDAARISTKGYGSTQPIADNTTAEGRQANRRVEVAIYANEKMKKAAEEGRL
- a CDS encoding endonuclease III domain-containing protein is translated as MLCNPGNTPAVQPSMTDAYTLTPAQKAWQDHEILNQFFGPLPLEPRRIPMRELISTLLSHRTTHVDEELAYDRMLETFGDWEGVLAAPVKELAHAIRTTRWPDTQAPRIQEILRRIKAERGEFTLDFLAEWPVEQGLQWLTDMPGIGLKTASLVLLFNFQKPVLPVDTHVHRVAQRVGMIGPKVSTDKAHQVLLALLPKDSVVLLNFHKHNYWLGQHICFFTRPDCPRCPLKGFCNYYLEHYGPADAAALAATPARWERSWGELQH